The Mesorhizobium opportunistum WSM2075 DNA window ACGCCATCGACGACCCGACGACCATCCACTGGCACGGCATTCGCGTGCCGAACAAGATGGATGGCGTGCCCTTCCTGGTCCAACCCTACGTCTACACCGGCGACCATTTCGACTACGCCTTCACGCCGCCCGACGCCGGCACTTTCTGGTATCACCCGCATTGCAACACGCTGGAGCAAATGGGCCACGGCCTGACCGGTGTGATCGTGGTCGAAAACCCCGGCGATCCGAAATTCGACGCAGAGTTCGTCCTCAATCTGCGCGACTGGCGCCTTGGCGACGACGCCCAGTTCATCGACCAGTTTCGGCCGCGTGATGCCGCGAGAACCGGCACCTACGGCACGGTGCGGACCGCGAACTGGCTCGACCAGCCGCAATATGATGCACCGGCGGGTGGGCTGGTGCGGCTGCGCGTCGCCATCACCGACGTCACCCGCATCTATGCCTTCCGCGTCGACGGGGCCGAGGCGACCGTCATGGCGCTCGACGGCAATCCGGTGCCTGAGCGTTTTTCGCCCGATGCCTTGCTGCTTGGACCGGGACAGCGCATGGAACTCGCCATCCGCATGCCCGACGACGAGGGCGCGATCGTCAGCCTGCGGGATGTCAGGGGCACCAAGCCCAAGATCCTCGCCAACCTGCGCGCGACCGGCGGCTCGCTCAAACGGGACGTTCGTGACATTGCTCCGCTCGAGGTCAATCCGGTGAAGGAAGTGGATCTCACCGCTGCCCAGCATATTTCCCTGGCCCTCAGCGCCACGGCCGAAAACGTCCCGAGCGACAGCATCTGCGGTTCGCTCGGCTACAGTTTCTGGGCCATCAACAAGGTGCCGTGGCCGGGTGATACGCCGGATCCGACGGCACCGCTCGCTGAATTGAAGCTGGGCAAGAGCTATGTCATCGACATGGAGAACCTGACGCCGCAATCGCATCCCATGCATTTGCACGGCATGAGCTTCAAGGTGCTGTCGTCCTCGACGCGCCAGGTTCAGCCGCTGATTTCGGACACCTATCTCATCCAGCCGAACGAGAAGGTTCAGCTTGGCTTCGTCGCCGACAATCCCGGCGACTGGCTGCTGCACTGCCACATCATCGAGCACCAGAAATCGGGAATGACGAGCTATGTCAGGGTGGTGTGAAGCCACATCAGGCGGTTTCGTTGGCAAGGGAGGGCGGTTCCCTGCTATTGCCGCCTCTAGATCACGAACCATGGACGCGCCAGCATGACCAATGTCGCCCTGACCGGGCTTGCCCGCGATCTCGCCAGGCGTGCCGCCGAGGGTCGGCCGGTGCGCATCGGTGTCATCGGCTCGGGCGAAATGGGCACCGATCTGGTCACCCAAGGCATGCTGATGCCTGGCATTTCGGTTTGCGCGATCTCGACCCGGCGCCCGCACACGGCGCGCGAGGCCATCCGCATAGCCTATGGCGATGAAGCCATGGCGGTTGAAGCAAACACCGCGTCCAAGGTGACCGCCGCGATCGAAGCGGGAAAAATCGCCATCACCTCCAACGAGATGCTGGTGACCAATCCGCTGATCGAAATCGTCATCGACGCCACCGGCAAGCCCGGTGTCGCTGCCGATTTCTGCCTGTCAGCGATGGAGCACGGCAAGCATCTGGTGATGATGAATGTCGAGGCCGACGTCACCATCGGCTGCTACCTCAAACAGCAGGCCGACAGGCTTGGCGTCGTCTATTCGGTCGGCGCCGGCGACGAGCCGTCGAGCTGCATGGAGCTGATCGAGTTCGCCTCCGCGCTGGGCCTGACCATCATCTCGGCCGGCAAGGGCAAGAACAACCCGCTCAACCACGATGCGGTGCCTGACGACTATCGCGATGAAGCGATCCGCCGCAACATGAACCCGCGCATGCTGGTCGAGTTCGTCGATGGCTCCAAGACCATGGTCGAGATGTGCGCCATCGCCAACGCCACCGGTCTGGTCCCGGACGTGCCCGGCATGCACGGCCCGAAAGCCGACCGCGACGACCTCGTCAAGGTACTCATACCACGCGAGGATGGCGGGTTGCTGTTGAAGAAAGGCGTCGTCGACTACACGATCGGCAAGGGCGTCGCGCCCGGTGTCTTCGTCATCGTCGAAGCGACGCATCCGCGCATCCTCGAGCGCATGGACGATCTTCATATCGGCCACGGCCCCTATTACAGCCTGTTCCGGCCGTACCATTTGACCTCGCTGGAAGTGCCGCTGACCGCCGCCCGCATCGTGCTCTTCGGCAAGCCCGACATGGTGCCGCTGCCCCGGCCGGTCGCCGAAGTGTGCGCGGTCGCCAAGCGCGATCTCGCGGCCGGAGAAGCCTTCGATGCGATCGGCGAGACCTGCTACCGCTCCTGGACCATGACCGTCGGCGAAGCCCGTGCCCAGCGCGCCGTCCCGGTCGGCCTGCTCGAGGGCGGCAAGGTGCTGAAGCCGGTCAGGAAAGGCGAATTGCTGACCGCCGACAACGCCGCGCCCGACCACACGACGAGGCTGTTCGCCTTGCGCCGGCTGCAGGACGAGATGCTGTACGGTGGCGCTGAACTGAATCAAGAAACAGGCCGCACGCTCCTGTCAGAACGATTGGCTGCAATCGCTGGCAATCTCAGGACCAAAGGTAGCGAGGGTGGCCGGCTGTGAACAAGGATGAGATCGACGACATGTGGGGCAATCCCTGATGTCGAGCATCGGCGACGTTCGACGGGCGGCTTACTTCCCCAACTCGATCGACCGCAGCCGCGCTGCCTCCACCGCCTGCGTCAGCAAATTGGTCAGCCGGTCCTCGCCCATCAGCACGGCAAGCGCCGCGGCTGTCGTGCCGTTCGGGCTGGTCACCTGTTGGCGCAGCAGGCCGGGTTCCTCGCCGCTCTCGGCCGCGAGCGAGGCGGCGCCATAGACGGTCTGCATGGCGAGCAGCTTGGCGGTCGCCGTCGGCAGGCCGGCCTTCTCGGCGGCGACGGTCAGCGCTTCGATGAAGTGGAAGATGTAGGCCGGTCCCGATCCCGAGACGGCGGTCACCGCATCCATCAGCCCCTCGTCTTCGATGGTGGCCACTTCGCCGCTGGCCGACAACAGGTCGGCAACGAAACGCTTGGCACCATCAGAGACGAGCGGGTTGGAGAACACCACCATCATGCCCTTGCCGATCGCCGCGGGCGTATTCGGCATGCAGCGCACGATCGGCGCGCGGTTGCCCAGGACTTCTTCGAACGTGGCCACGGGCGTCCCGGCGGCGATGCTGACGAAGGTCGTGCGGCCATCGCCGAAACGCTTGTAGGCGGCGGTGACGTCGCGGATCACCTGGGGCTTCACCGCGATGACGACGAGATCAGGCACGGCATCGGCGGGAACAGCTCCGGCATCCGCCGCGGTGCCGCAGCCCAGTGCGGCGGCGCGGTTGCG harbors:
- a CDS encoding multicopper oxidase family protein; its protein translation is MTVLTRRRLLKTAAVAGVSGVGLSAIGRLGSWAAAAPEPVVLQTAKIQTKLMDGGLTRDVLTYGNAGMPPVLRMKKGEPFAARLVNAIDDPTTIHWHGIRVPNKMDGVPFLVQPYVYTGDHFDYAFTPPDAGTFWYHPHCNTLEQMGHGLTGVIVVENPGDPKFDAEFVLNLRDWRLGDDAQFIDQFRPRDAARTGTYGTVRTANWLDQPQYDAPAGGLVRLRVAITDVTRIYAFRVDGAEATVMALDGNPVPERFSPDALLLGPGQRMELAIRMPDDEGAIVSLRDVRGTKPKILANLRATGGSLKRDVRDIAPLEVNPVKEVDLTAAQHISLALSATAENVPSDSICGSLGYSFWAINKVPWPGDTPDPTAPLAELKLGKSYVIDMENLTPQSHPMHLHGMSFKVLSSSTRQVQPLISDTYLIQPNEKVQLGFVADNPGDWLLHCHIIEHQKSGMTSYVRVV
- a CDS encoding NAD(P)H-dependent oxidoreductase, with amino-acid sequence MTNVALTGLARDLARRAAEGRPVRIGVIGSGEMGTDLVTQGMLMPGISVCAISTRRPHTAREAIRIAYGDEAMAVEANTASKVTAAIEAGKIAITSNEMLVTNPLIEIVIDATGKPGVAADFCLSAMEHGKHLVMMNVEADVTIGCYLKQQADRLGVVYSVGAGDEPSSCMELIEFASALGLTIISAGKGKNNPLNHDAVPDDYRDEAIRRNMNPRMLVEFVDGSKTMVEMCAIANATGLVPDVPGMHGPKADRDDLVKVLIPREDGGLLLKKGVVDYTIGKGVAPGVFVIVEATHPRILERMDDLHIGHGPYYSLFRPYHLTSLEVPLTAARIVLFGKPDMVPLPRPVAEVCAVAKRDLAAGEAFDAIGETCYRSWTMTVGEARAQRAVPVGLLEGGKVLKPVRKGELLTADNAAPDHTTRLFALRRLQDEMLYGGAELNQETGRTLLSERLAAIAGNLRTKGSEGGRL
- the proC gene encoding pyrroline-5-carboxylate reductase, which codes for MTIRLVLAGCGNMGYAMLSGWLKSGKLAPSAVFVVEPNADLRNRAAALGCGTAADAGAVPADAVPDLVVIAVKPQVIRDVTAAYKRFGDGRTTFVSIAAGTPVATFEEVLGNRAPIVRCMPNTPAAIGKGMMVVFSNPLVSDGAKRFVADLLSASGEVATIEDEGLMDAVTAVSGSGPAYIFHFIEALTVAAEKAGLPTATAKLLAMQTVYGAASLAAESGEEPGLLRQQVTSPNGTTAAALAVLMGEDRLTNLLTQAVEAARLRSIELGK